The region CACCCGCTCGTTTTTGAGGTTCCGCGCGAGCCGAAATGCCGCGCCAGACGCACCCTTTGCGCATCCAGACCCCGTGTTTGCTGGGGATTCGAAGGCCCGGACACCGAAAAACCCACATTTTTCGCTAGGAAGTCATGGTCAGACCATATCCGAATCGTCTAAGCGACCGGTGTGATCGGTGGTTTTAGCCACTTTCTGCGAACGAGGAGGGCCTACCCATGGCAGTCAAGAAGCCGGGCGCGCAAGCGACCGTGACGATGAAGCATCTCGCCGCGAACCTCGCGGAGTCTCATGAGATGTCGAAAAAGCAGACCGAAGCGGTGCTCGGCGAACTGGTCGGTCTCGTCACCAAGCACCTCAAGAAGGGCGACCGCATCCGCATCGGCGGCCTCGGCATCCTGCAGGTGCG is a window of Candidatus Saccharimonadia bacterium DNA encoding:
- a CDS encoding HU family DNA-binding protein, translated to MAVKKPGAQATVTMKHLAANLAESHEMSKKQTEAVLGELVGLVTKHLKKGDRIRIGGLGILQVRKRAARMGRNPATGEAIKIKASKKIAFRPAKDLKESV